One genomic segment of Streptomyces sp. NBC_00239 includes these proteins:
- the lysS gene encoding lysine--tRNA ligase, producing the protein MAQSAQSSTETDWVSRFADEVIAEAERRAPGKPVVVASGLSPSGPIHLGNLREVMTPHLVADEVRRRGYEVRHVISWDDYDRYRKVPAGIAGVDESWAQHIGRPLTAVPAPPGSPYPTWAEHFKAAMVESLAELGVEFDGISQTEQYTSGAYREQIIFAMKHRGDIDAVLDQYRTKQKPGGKKQSQKPVDEAELEAAEGSGAAAEDDGSSSESGYFPYKPYCGACNKDFTTVTSYNDETTEMTYVCTEDEYTETVKLSEFNRGKLVWKVDWPMRWAYEGVIFEPSGVDHSSPGSSFQVGGQIVHIFGGEQPIGPMYAFVGISGMAKMSSSKGGVPTPADALKIMEPQLLRWLYARRRPNQSFKIAFDQEIQRLYDEWDKLEAKVADGTALPADAAAHSRAARTASGELPRTPRPLPYRTLASVVDITAGHDEQTLRILTDLDPSQPIGSLDEVRPRLDRAENWITTQVPADQRTLVREEPDTELLGSLDEQGRESLRLLLEGLDSHWSLDGLTTLVYGVPKVMAGLEPEAKPTPELKVAQRTFFALLYTLLVSRETGPRLPTLLLAVGADRVRKLLAV; encoded by the coding sequence GTGGCTCAGAGCGCCCAGAGCAGCACCGAGACCGACTGGGTCTCCCGTTTCGCGGACGAGGTCATCGCCGAGGCGGAGCGGCGTGCGCCGGGCAAACCTGTCGTCGTCGCGTCCGGCCTCTCCCCCTCCGGCCCGATCCACCTCGGCAACCTCCGCGAGGTCATGACCCCGCACCTGGTCGCCGACGAGGTCCGCCGCCGCGGGTACGAGGTCCGCCACGTGATCTCGTGGGACGACTACGACCGCTACCGCAAGGTCCCGGCGGGCATCGCCGGCGTCGACGAGAGCTGGGCGCAGCACATCGGCCGCCCGCTGACGGCCGTCCCCGCGCCCCCCGGCTCCCCGTACCCGACCTGGGCCGAGCACTTCAAGGCCGCCATGGTCGAGTCGCTCGCCGAGCTGGGCGTCGAGTTCGACGGCATCAGCCAGACCGAGCAGTACACCTCAGGCGCCTACCGCGAGCAGATCATCTTCGCGATGAAGCACCGCGGTGACATCGACGCGGTCCTCGACCAGTACCGGACCAAGCAGAAGCCGGGCGGCAAGAAGCAGTCGCAGAAGCCCGTCGACGAGGCCGAGCTGGAAGCCGCCGAGGGCTCCGGCGCCGCCGCCGAGGACGACGGCAGCAGCAGCGAGTCGGGCTACTTCCCGTACAAGCCGTACTGCGGCGCCTGCAACAAGGACTTCACCACGGTCACGTCGTACAACGACGAGACCACCGAGATGACCTACGTCTGCACCGAGGACGAGTACACCGAGACGGTCAAGCTCAGCGAGTTCAACCGCGGCAAGCTCGTCTGGAAGGTCGACTGGCCGATGCGCTGGGCCTACGAAGGCGTGATCTTCGAGCCCTCCGGCGTCGACCACTCCTCGCCCGGCTCGTCCTTCCAGGTCGGCGGCCAGATCGTGCACATCTTCGGCGGCGAGCAGCCGATCGGACCGATGTACGCGTTCGTCGGCATCAGCGGCATGGCCAAGATGTCCTCCAGCAAGGGCGGGGTCCCCACCCCGGCCGACGCGCTGAAGATCATGGAGCCGCAGCTGCTGCGCTGGCTGTACGCCCGCCGCCGCCCCAACCAGTCCTTCAAGATCGCCTTCGACCAGGAGATCCAGCGCCTCTACGACGAGTGGGACAAGCTGGAGGCCAAGGTCGCCGACGGCACCGCGCTGCCCGCCGACGCCGCCGCCCACTCGCGTGCCGCCCGCACCGCCTCCGGCGAGCTCCCGCGCACCCCGCGCCCGCTCCCGTACCGGACGCTCGCCTCGGTCGTCGACATCACCGCCGGCCACGACGAGCAGACCCTGCGCATCCTGACCGACCTCGACCCGTCGCAGCCGATCGGCTCCCTCGACGAGGTCCGCCCCCGCCTGGACCGCGCCGAGAACTGGATCACCACCCAGGTCCCGGCCGACCAGCGCACCCTGGTCCGCGAGGAGCCCGACACCGAACTCCTCGGCTCCCTCGACGAGCAGGGCCGCGAATCGCTGCGCCTGCTCCTGGAGGGCCTGGACTCGCACTGGTCCCTCGACGGCCTCACCACGCTCGTCTACGGCGTGCCGAAGGTGATGGCCGGCCTGGAGCCCGAGGCCAAGCCGACGCCCGAACTCAAGGTCGCGCAGCGGACGTTCTTCGCCCTGCTGTACACGCTGCTCGTCAGCCGTGAGACCGGCCCGCGGCTGCCCACGCTGCTGCTGGCGGTCGGCGCCGACCGGGTGCGCAAGCTGCTCGCGGTCTGA
- the argS gene encoding arginine--tRNA ligase, with the protein MASVPSLASAVEQRVSAALSSALPEAGAADPLLRRSDRADFQANGILALAKKAKANPRELAGTVLDGLDKGDVIAEIEVSGPGFLNITVSDKAIIETLAARAADDRLGVPVNASAGTTVIDYAQPNVAKEMHVGHLRSAVIGAAMVEILEFTGEKVVRRHHIGDWGTQFGMLIQYLIEHPHELDHKADGTEGDAEVSGEEAMSNLNRLYKASRALFDSDEEFKTRARARVVDLQAGDPETLALWQRFVDESKIYFYSVFNKLDMDIQDPDVVGESGYNDMLVETCKLLEESGVAVRSNGALCVFFDEYKGPDGNPTPLIVQKSDGGFGYAATDLSAIRDRVGNLKATDLVYVVDARQSLHFKMVFETARRAGWLTGDTKAVQLAFGTVLGKDGKPFKTREGETVRLVDLLDEAVERAASVVREKAQDLTEDEIAERAAQVGIGAVKYADLSTSAARDYKFDLDQMVSLTGDTSVYLQYAYARIQSILRKAGDRSPTAHPELELAPSERALGLHLDAFGELIAEAAAEYAPHKLAAYLYQLASLYTTFYAECPVLKADTAEQVENRLFLCDLTARTLSKGMSLLGIRTPERL; encoded by the coding sequence ATGGCCTCGGTCCCTTCCCTCGCTTCCGCCGTAGAACAGCGCGTCTCCGCCGCCCTCTCCTCCGCTCTGCCGGAGGCCGGGGCCGCCGACCCGCTGCTGCGACGAAGCGACCGGGCCGATTTTCAGGCCAACGGCATCCTGGCGCTCGCGAAGAAGGCGAAGGCCAATCCGCGCGAGCTGGCGGGCACCGTCCTCGACGGCCTCGACAAGGGCGACGTGATCGCCGAGATCGAGGTCTCGGGCCCCGGCTTCCTCAACATCACCGTCTCCGACAAGGCGATCATCGAGACGCTGGCGGCCCGCGCCGCCGACGACCGGCTCGGTGTGCCCGTCAACGCGTCGGCCGGCACCACGGTGATCGACTACGCGCAGCCGAACGTGGCCAAGGAGATGCACGTCGGGCACCTGCGGTCCGCCGTGATCGGCGCCGCGATGGTCGAGATCCTGGAGTTCACCGGCGAGAAGGTGGTCCGCCGCCACCACATCGGCGACTGGGGCACCCAGTTCGGCATGCTCATCCAGTACCTGATCGAGCACCCGCACGAGCTGGACCACAAGGCGGACGGCACGGAGGGTGACGCGGAGGTCTCCGGCGAGGAGGCGATGTCGAACCTGAACCGCCTCTACAAGGCCTCGCGGGCGCTCTTCGACTCCGACGAGGAGTTCAAGACGCGGGCCCGCGCCCGGGTGGTCGACCTCCAGGCCGGCGACCCCGAGACCCTCGCGCTGTGGCAGCGGTTCGTCGACGAGTCGAAGATCTACTTCTACTCCGTCTTCAACAAGCTCGACATGGACATCCAGGACCCGGACGTCGTCGGCGAGTCCGGCTACAACGACATGCTGGTGGAGACCTGCAAGCTGCTGGAGGAATCCGGTGTCGCGGTCCGCTCCAACGGCGCGCTGTGCGTGTTCTTCGACGAGTACAAGGGCCCGGACGGCAACCCGACCCCGCTGATCGTCCAGAAGTCGGACGGCGGCTTCGGGTACGCGGCCACCGACCTGTCGGCGATCCGCGACCGCGTCGGGAACCTGAAGGCGACCGACCTGGTGTACGTGGTGGACGCCCGCCAGTCGCTGCACTTCAAGATGGTCTTCGAGACGGCCCGCCGGGCCGGCTGGCTGACCGGGGACACCAAGGCCGTCCAGCTCGCCTTCGGCACCGTCCTGGGCAAGGACGGCAAGCCGTTCAAGACCCGCGAGGGCGAGACCGTACGGCTGGTGGACCTGCTGGACGAGGCGGTGGAGCGGGCCGCGTCCGTGGTCCGCGAGAAGGCCCAGGACCTCACCGAGGACGAGATCGCCGAGCGGGCCGCGCAGGTCGGCATCGGCGCGGTGAAGTACGCGGACCTGTCCACGTCGGCGGCGCGCGACTACAAGTTCGACCTGGACCAGATGGTGTCGCTGACCGGTGACACGTCCGTGTACCTCCAGTACGCGTACGCCCGTATCCAGTCGATCCTGCGCAAGGCGGGCGACCGCAGCCCGACCGCGCACCCCGAGCTGGAGCTGGCCCCGTCGGAGCGGGCGCTGGGCCTGCACCTGGACGCGTTCGGCGAACTGATCGCCGAGGCGGCCGCGGAGTACGCCCCGCACAAGCTGGCCGCGTACCTGTACCAGCTTGCGTCGCTGTACACGACGTTCTACGCCGAGTGCCCGGTGCTGAAGGCCGACACCGCGGAGCAGGTGGAGAACCGTCTGTTCCTGTGCGACCTGACCGCCCGCACCCTCTCCAAGGGCATGTCCCTCCTGGGCATCCGCACCCCCGAGCGCCTCTGA
- a CDS encoding Txe/YoeB family addiction module toxin has product MRENLSGWWSRRITDEHRLVYRVRDEAVEIAQAHYHY; this is encoded by the coding sequence GTGCGGGAGAACCTTTCCGGATGGTGGTCCCGCCGGATCACTGACGAACACCGCCTCGTGTACCGGGTCAGAGACGAGGCGGTGGAGATCGCCCAGGCTCACTACCACTACTGA
- a CDS encoding VOC family protein has protein sequence MSGSYRPGTPCWTDLMVPDQQAALDFYRDLFGWQGEIGPAEQGGYSVCTLKGQPVAGIMKAMNPDGTVPDPLPPAAWTTYLATDDADAVATASTAAGGNTVMPVMDVMNLGRMAVLADPTGAAYGVWQAGTFPGAGIVNEPGAMIWNELATTDTKAAAAYYEAVLPVGTAPSEIPGTEEYGYTELKVNDRAVGGIMGLDQHPEGTPPHWMVYFDVDDADSVQAAAERAGATVLAPAFDMPVGRMAVLADPQGAVFAVIKTSDAPQQPDPS, from the coding sequence ATGTCCGGCTCCTACCGGCCCGGTACCCCCTGCTGGACCGACCTGATGGTTCCCGACCAGCAGGCCGCGCTCGACTTCTACCGCGATCTCTTCGGCTGGCAGGGCGAGATCGGCCCCGCCGAGCAGGGCGGCTACTCCGTCTGCACCCTCAAGGGGCAGCCCGTCGCCGGGATCATGAAGGCGATGAACCCCGACGGCACCGTCCCGGACCCGCTGCCCCCGGCCGCGTGGACCACCTACCTCGCCACCGACGACGCGGACGCCGTCGCCACCGCGAGCACGGCCGCGGGCGGCAACACGGTCATGCCCGTCATGGACGTCATGAACCTCGGCCGGATGGCCGTCCTCGCCGACCCGACCGGCGCCGCGTACGGGGTCTGGCAGGCGGGCACGTTCCCCGGCGCCGGGATCGTCAACGAGCCGGGCGCGATGATCTGGAACGAGCTGGCCACCACCGACACGAAGGCCGCCGCCGCGTACTACGAGGCGGTCCTCCCGGTCGGTACCGCGCCGTCCGAGATTCCCGGCACCGAGGAGTACGGCTACACCGAACTGAAGGTCAACGACCGTGCGGTGGGCGGGATCATGGGCCTCGACCAGCACCCGGAGGGCACCCCGCCGCACTGGATGGTGTACTTCGACGTCGACGACGCGGACAGCGTGCAGGCCGCCGCCGAACGCGCCGGAGCAACCGTCCTGGCCCCCGCCTTCGACATGCCGGTCGGCCGGATGGCCGTCCTCGCCGACCCCCAGGGCGCCGTCTTCGCCGTCATCAAGACCAGCGACGCCCCCCAGCAGCCCGACCCGAGCTGA
- a CDS encoding type II toxin-antitoxin system VapC family toxin — protein sequence MIVIDASAVVMLVADAGPVGEAVRERTLGERLAAPFLLDVEVAQALLGRHRGGKLSDHQLDVAWEHFAALPVRRMEHVPVLPRVRELYANLSAYDATYVALAEGLQVPLITCDARIVRSGSPRCKIDVFG from the coding sequence GTGATCGTGATCGATGCGAGTGCCGTCGTGATGCTCGTGGCCGATGCAGGGCCGGTGGGCGAAGCAGTCCGTGAGCGGACGCTGGGCGAACGGCTCGCGGCACCGTTCCTTCTCGACGTGGAGGTCGCACAGGCGTTGCTCGGCCGCCACCGGGGCGGCAAGCTGTCGGACCATCAACTTGACGTCGCATGGGAGCACTTCGCTGCCCTGCCGGTCCGCCGGATGGAGCACGTGCCGGTGTTGCCCAGAGTGCGTGAGCTGTACGCGAACCTGTCCGCGTATGACGCGACGTACGTCGCCCTCGCTGAAGGGCTTCAGGTCCCGCTGATCACCTGTGACGCCCGGATCGTCCGCTCGGGCAGTCCTCGTTGCAAGATCGACGTGTTTGGCTGA
- a CDS encoding FitA-like ribbon-helix-helix domain-containing protein yields the protein MATLYVRDLSDEALAELKIRAARNRQSLQAYARTLLEEEAATPSIEDVVMRIRSRVSAHLSADEVVADLDEGRRRG from the coding sequence ATGGCCACTCTCTACGTCCGCGACCTGTCCGATGAGGCGCTCGCCGAGCTGAAGATACGAGCAGCCCGCAACCGCCAGTCCCTCCAGGCGTACGCCCGCACGTTGCTGGAGGAAGAAGCCGCGACGCCCTCGATCGAGGACGTCGTCATGCGGATCCGCTCGCGCGTCTCGGCTCACCTGAGTGCTGACGAGGTCGTGGCGGACCTGGACGAAGGGCGGCGGCGCGGGTGA
- a CDS encoding transporter substrate-binding domain-containing protein, whose protein sequence is MTENTQISADIVADLAPNGVLRASINLGNPVLAQGTPEAPAGITVDIARELAARLGLPVEFLCFDAARKSFEAMADGRADICFLAVEPAREAEVAFTAPYVVIEGVYAVPRASDIKAVADVDRTGVRIGVKEGSAYDLFLTRTLEHAEPVRGAEGVDVFRERGLEVGAGIRQPMTAYAAAHPEVRLIDEGFMQIRQALGTTVGRAPETVAFLRAFVEDLKATGFVTESLRRAGQPENLAAPGV, encoded by the coding sequence ATGACGGAGAACACGCAGATCAGCGCGGACATCGTGGCGGACCTGGCACCGAACGGGGTGCTGCGGGCCTCGATCAATCTCGGGAACCCGGTGCTCGCCCAGGGCACCCCGGAGGCGCCCGCCGGCATCACCGTGGACATCGCGCGGGAGTTGGCCGCCCGGCTCGGGCTGCCCGTCGAGTTCCTGTGCTTCGACGCGGCCCGCAAGTCCTTCGAGGCGATGGCCGACGGCCGCGCCGACATCTGCTTCCTGGCGGTGGAGCCGGCCCGCGAGGCGGAGGTCGCGTTCACGGCGCCGTACGTCGTGATCGAGGGCGTGTACGCGGTGCCGCGCGCCTCGGACATCAAAGCCGTGGCGGACGTGGACCGGACGGGCGTGCGGATCGGCGTCAAGGAGGGCTCCGCGTACGACCTGTTCCTCACGCGGACCCTGGAGCACGCGGAACCGGTGCGCGGGGCGGAGGGCGTGGACGTCTTCCGGGAGCGGGGGCTGGAGGTCGGGGCCGGGATCCGGCAGCCGATGACCGCGTACGCGGCCGCGCATCCCGAGGTGCGGCTGATCGACGAGGGCTTCATGCAGATCCGGCAGGCGCTGGGGACGACGGTCGGGCGGGCGCCCGAGACGGTGGCCTTCCTGCGGGCCTTCGTGGAAGACCTGAAGGCGACGGGCTTCGTCACCGAGTCGCTGCGCCGCGCGGGGCAGCCGGAGAACCTGGCGGCTCCGGGAGTCTGA